The DNA sequence TTTCACACAATTAGTTAGGGTAAAAAAACATGCTGCAATCTGAGCATCTCTTTAACTTTCCTTTTTACATATGTATTGTTCTTGTAGTTTGCATTAATTTTGCTTATATACTAGCTTTAGCTAGTGGCACATCCTTGGTTCTTCCTAGGTATTAAGGTGATATATACATGTAAATTTTATACGAGCTTGTATTTTAGGATTGAACATTCATGGTTTTACTGCAGGTTGTTCATGATGATGGTGCTGTATCCTTGAAATTTCTTTTATGATTTGTGGTATGTGTTCTTTAAGTGTGTCATGGTGTATAGTCAGGCAGTCCTATAAAGATAAGTATTTCATGAACATGCTCTTGGatcttttgcttctttttcttgaCATAGTAGCTACTTCCATGTGCAATAAATGCAGCATGTGCTGCACTCGTGGATGCTGGAATACCCCTGAGACATCTTGCTGGTAATCAACACTTGTTATTATCTTATGGTGTACtgatttcatttttcttattactGATTTCTAATCCTTCTCTCTCTGCAGTTGCAATATGTTGTTCTGTAGCAGATAATGGCTATATCTTTTTGGACCCAAATAAACGGGAAGAAGAGGTTTgcatatatacacacacacacacactcagCTGATGTCTAGTGAATTTAGTTAGGTTAAAAAACTTCTACGCACATGATTTATGTAGCATTTGACTTGTGATGAGCTGATAAAGTCTCAATACCTAGTGGATTGTAGCTGAAATGCttaaatcttttcttaattttctttgttttcatcaCTAAAACACTTTCATGTACTAGTGTTAACAATATCTTTTATATACCATTTATTGTATTTGCTGGTAAATGATTACTTGCTGGTTAGATTTAATGGAACTTAACAGCTGACATGTTTATACTATAATTATGATAATTGTATTCCTGTTTCTCTTGCTTGTACACAACTCTAATTCATTGCAATTTTATCATATGGCAGAAAATGAAAGCATTTTCCTATTTAGTTTTTCCAAATTTGAATGTTTCCGTTCTACCAGAAAGATCAACGCAGAAGGGTGGTGAGCCCACGGCACATGGTATCATCACATCTGTTACCCATGGTGCTATGTCAGGTATTTAGTCTCACTTCATTTAATATTTTCTACATGGTTACAGATGTTCGAACCATTGTTTTATACCTTTCAATTGTTCCTAGCATGTGATTGCAACTGTGAATTATATAATCTATGATCTAATTATTTCCTGGTGTATTTTTCAAGTGGATGATTATCTTCACTGCCTAGAACGAGGGCGTGCTGTTAGTGCAAGGTTGTCTGAGTTTTTGAGAAAGAACATAGAGCCAAAATCTTCAAGCGAGTCATCTAAAGCTGGTTGATAGGAAACCACTTTGGACGTAGTTTACTAGTAACTAACTTTTCTACACAAGGGCAGGAGAGCATGGGATATCTATGCAGGTACTACTATTATGTATTTGTCCTGCGGTTGCTAGCTCTGCAAAAATGTACTCACTCATGAGTCTTCTAGGTTTTCTGCAGTCTCCTGTAACATTGTCCTTGAAGTTGCTTTTATAGTGGTAAAGATTTTATTCTTCGGTTATAAGATTACTCGTGGTGTTTCGTATACTCTGGTTTAGTTCTATATCTGTTATCCTTAATTTATTTCCATGAGTGGATTCTTCTaaggattaatttttttgtacttGAGAAAGGCTTAATTTCACAGAAGCTTTATTCATTTCATTGTAGAAGCCTTATAAGATTTTTGTAGCAAAAGCAGCTTTCTGCTCTTCTGCTTTTTTATTTTGCCTATATTTATTGTTCTTCATTTGCATCTTAGTTTCCTTCTAGAGGCTTACCGAGTTTTCTCTGGCATGCTACTGTAAATATGTGCCTCATGATTTGTGTTTATATATGAGATACCTGCTAAGTTAGACCAACAAAGAATACGCATACATATAATGTGTAAGAAAGTTCATATTTACAACATAATCAAAACAACATTCTTAAGCAAAGTATCACACAACATAGAAACCAAGTAATGTACAAGCCACCCCATTGAAAAACATCAAGCATCTGACCAAGTAAGGTCCGTTTCTCCCCATTGCTCATGAGGAATTCCCAAGGCTTCCCAGACAGCCTTGGAGACATCAACAATGTTATTCTTACAGGTAGGCTGGTAATCATGGTCCTCATCACACCTCATTCTTGAGTCGCACTCATCAACCACCATTGCCACCACACTCCTCCCATTCTCGGTAATTGTGATGTTCAGGCACCTGCTCTTGTTGAACCATCCTGTAGAGAGTGCGACAACTGGAGTGTCATCCGAATGGTACTTGTTCTCACACTCTGATGGGCTTTCATCGTCTCCACCTTTTTGGAAGCTGTTCAGTGTGAGTGGCTCTTGTGTGTGAGGTCACAGATTTGTGAACATTTGTAGGTTGTGTATGCTTTACCTTCCATGCTACAATTTGAATCATTCTCGTTACACATTATCCTGGAGATGGTTTCTTCCCTATGATTCTGCCACTTGGCGGCACTTTTACCCCTCAGAGAACAAGCAATTTGtgataacaagaaaaattaggaGAACAAAGGGTGCTTTTGAGCAAAAAAATCTtcatcttatttatttattttgcttttcCTTGTAGAACCCCTATTAGTTTTCTCATCTTTCGTAGTTTTTGTTCTGAGAAGTACTTGATGCATGTAATGAGATCTAAaggagtatatatatataagggtTAGAAGTTAATTGGTTATTGTTGATTATTTCATGGCAAGCATAAGATCATTTTTGAGGGAGGTCAAGGAGACAAGTTTTCACTTTGCCAAGACTGGCAACTATGCCATCCATACTATTTAGAATACACTTAGGCTTTTTAATATGATGGGTAAAGTGTTTGGCCTATTAAATTTCACGTTATGGTCCTGGTTTGAGTAGAAATTGATTGCTacagcaagaaaaagcagaggAGTTAATTCATTATTCAATCATTTGAGAATGCTCTTGATagtgtttaacaccagaaaagaaaatgatatTTCATTTCCAATCAAGCAAATGTTCTTGGATTTTATACAAAACTGGACCCTTTGTTATAAGGAAAAGTATAGGACACTAACTATGATATAAGCTAACTTAACTAACTCTCTTTTAATCCTAAATTTGAAATTCGAAAAATTTAGTTTTGTTCCCTTTTCATATGCGCATCATACAATTCCAAGCCACAAACCACTACGTATACGCACCTTCTGTCCTCTCTTTCACGTTCCTCTTCCTATTAATCTTCTCTTGCACGTCGTGCCACTTTTGTATCACTGGTGTCCCATCATCAGTCACCATTCCTCGTGTGCAGCTAGTTCTCTCACTCGCTGTCTTTTCGCCGCGCAGTCTCCATCGTAGTTATTATGCGTCATGACTTGTCCTTGCACCAGTCAGCCCCAGTCGTCGTGTTGTCATCCATCGCTGGAGGGCTCTTGATGGAAGACAACCACCATTTTGCCGCCGCTCACTGTTTGGCATTTCATCGGTGCTAGTCTACGGGGAACAACCAGCGATGTCCACGCCCTTCCTGTCCACACCAGTGCCGTCAAGCACGTCGTCGCCCTCGCCGTCCACGCAGCACCGTTGAAGATGTGGTTGCCAGCCACCCTGCATGCAGTCGTCGTTCTTCATCACGTCGCACCTCCGCCATCGCGTGGCCGTCCTCCATCGCGTCACGCCCTCCATCGCCGTAGTCTTCTTTCGATGTGATTTGGATTTTTCGATGTAATTTGGATGCTTTTTCGATATAATTGGATTGTTTTTGGTATATTGTGAATGTTTTTTGTTCTTTAGTAGAAAATGTATTAGGGTTTATGATGCAGATATTTCTTTTACAAAGAAAGAAAcatctaatttcaaaaataaagatcCACAACCCCCTCCAaaatgttttgaatttttttcaaTGTGATTTGGATGTTTTTTCATgtaatttggatttttttagtatattatgGATATTTTTTCATCCTTTAGTAAAAAACATATTGGGGTTTATGATGTGGATGtttttataaaagaaatatGCACAACCACTTCAAAATGAATTTAAtgtgatttgattttttttatatgatttgaatatttttttcatgtaatttgaatttttttggtatattaatttttttttcatgggCCAAGAGTAAATAGtcatatttttaatcataaaaaatttggCCGCTGACAAAATTAGTCATagaaaaatgaaattgaagTTGTATGCTTAAAAGATAAGTTTCATTTGACAAAAATGactaatctttaaattttttgttgactctagtaaaaaattaattaaaatacccATATTAcccttatttattatattatcttcaactttttaaacattttttttttcaaatttttacaTCATTGCCTTAAGCATTATAATAATTGCCAACACCACCATCATATCAAATACAATATAGCAACAAATAGAGAGAAGCAAGCTAAATTTACTAACATACACGagagggagggagggagggagggagggagagaAAAATGGAGggtgggagagagagagagggagagggagggagggagggagagagagagggaggagatgggaaggagagagagaaagagggggGAGGAAGAATAGAGAAGGAAACACAGTAAAGGAGGAAAGAGGGAAGGGTGTATGGACAAAAGGAAAGCCGTCGCACCTCCAACGTTGGAAGAGTGACCGAAGAGAGAGAAACacaaagaaaaggagaaaaatCCAACCATGATCAAATACCAAAACCTAAATCAAAGTTCAAATTCATGTTAATTAAACACATAGAAAATTGGAGACTATAACCATTAAAAAAAACTAGCTCCAAATAAACTAGAAAGAAAATTCTAAACAAAGTAAGTGGTATTAAAtgcagattttttttatttggttttaaGATTATTTGTGATAAGTGATTAAATTTTCAAACTCCTCTACCCCACAATCCTGAAACATGAAGTACGGcatattttcattcaagtattTTCACAAGCACGTGGTGTTCAAGTACAATAAGACACTAATAATGACTACTTTCACAACAAATTAAACTAAAACACAAATCAAATTCATAACCAAATTATAATCAAACATTTCTACGggtataaaataataatttgttCCTGCTCATTATTGTGTAATCAAGTTGAAGAAGCTCAAAATGAAGAATCAAAAGCATAATGAGTAAAAGCTTACCTtgcaaaatcaaataaagaaaatgctgTCAAAGAAGTTCGCGCTTGAGACAGAGGGCACCACATCTgagagagaagaaggagaatCGCAACCGTGCCTGAGAGAGAGAGCGAAGGAGAATCGTGCCACACCGGAAATAGAGAAAGGAGAAATGTACCGCCAGAGAGAGGGGGAAGGAGAATCGCGCTTGAGAGtgagaatgaggaaggagaatCGCGTCTGAGagtgatgagtttggaaaactccaaattaaattagtgatgatcaaacattattaaaataattagttgcaaaattattaatttgattttaattcatatgtgctaattaaataattttgctATGCAGATTTTGCTATTGGGCCGAAATATAACAAGCCCATTGGAATATTTTTCTTAGCCTTGATATTAAATTGTTGTGATTATGGTGGTTGAAATCATGGTTATGCTATTTGGGCCAGAAATTGTGATATAAACCCAATTGGAATCTTTGCTACTAAGACCAAAGCTTGGTCCAAAACCAATATtgaaagaaagcaaagttcCTTGCTTCCAACGGATCCCACTTTCAAGTTATGatggatttcaaattcaattaactTGAATTAACTTGCATTGAAAACATGAGAGAGAATATGCAATTGATTTGATGGCCTCATTAATGTTACACGCCACTAAGAAAGAAATGGGAGTAGAAATTAATtcattttgatttaatttgttCAAATTCATTACATGCTTTTCTTtctattctctcttctctctcatctctcttcttcatttggTCACTTCATAGAGAAAGCATGGAAGCCTTTGCAAGCTATCAGAgtaatgaagaagaagctagATGCAAGCTAAAGACCATtgtaatgatggcaagaaaaagaaaataaaaagtatgcTGTTGCTGAGATCTTCATCAAAAATAGGTAAGATTTGGTGAAGTAAGCTCATGCTCTCCATACCAAAAATGGAAGAAGTTGATCTCggtcagaggaagaagatcTCAGAGGCATGGCTCGTCTCTGCTTTGTGTTCACTCATCACAGAAGGTGGCTAGGGAGGCTACGTGAAGGAGGAAGCAAAAGTGGAGCAGGAGGAGCTGTCATGCATCAAGAATGCATCAAGGGCTAGGAATCCTTCTTGAAGTGTAAGTCAAGTTAGAtggctcggattgatgaagctTGGTGTAAAGAGAAGACTCAGAGGTAATTTCATGTTGGATATATCATTCGGTtatctctcctctctctctgtGCCCGAAACGGTtttgcttgaagaagaagaagtttagCTTGGTTCAACAGTTTCAACCATGGAGGCTTCCCCTTCTATAAATAAGGGAGAACAGCCAGGGCTTGAagcaaggaaagaaaaagagtgAAAGCACAGTGTTCAcatagctacctaagctaacagaagttcttctccttcaatgttcttcattttgtatttttctgtttaattttttctgtcttgagtctcatggaaaaattcaaacagtgaagtttgtaagaaaaaaccatagagcgaaaaaaggcagagtgtgcaaaattaaaagaaaagccatagatgttcttagaggtcctttgtacatctgtgttgtgtatcatgattctgtgggaatcccttTGCAAGTTGGATTAGCACTTTGCAGTTGAAAGCTTGGTAGGTtaccaagtcaagttcaggattgggattagattctggacttgtcccggataggaaggatagttcctagggagaattggtgtttataatcaaagatgattatagtgaaattccatcattgttgtgatggagactggatgtaggctgcattgcacttagcagctgaaccaggatatatcttggtgtaattttttctctcttctacTCTATTTCTGATTCTGCTGCATAGGAGACAAAACTGAAAAAGATCTCATGGCTAGTcaagagacaaaataaaaaggtCTCTTGGCTAGGCATgagacaaaaacaagaaatatctCCTCAAGTGTTATGAAAGACAGCAAGAGTTACTAAGcaaaaaaggggctaagattcaaccccccttctcttagccactgataaaccatcaattggtatcagagcttggtctcaaagagatcaagctttgcagcttggagaaaagatccAGATGGCAAAAAATAGTGGCTCAAATCTGGTGTCCTACAACCTGACAGAAGGACAATCAAGCAACAGACATCCTCTTTTCAGTGGGAAAAACTacacctattggaaggagagaatGAAGATTTTTGTGCAAGCAGTGGACTACAGACAATGGAAGATTATCCTGGACGGTCCTCAATTTCCAACCACAACAAGTGCAGAAGGAGTAATCTCTCTTAAACCCGAAGCAAGCTGGACCGAAGAAGACATAAAGAAGGTAGAACTCAATGCCAAGGCTGTTAACTTGctcaactgtgctatcagcttcgAGAAATACTGACgggtatcacgatgcacaacggcaGAGAAAATCTAGGACAAACTTCAAATCACAAATGAAGGAACCACCATAGTGAAGAAGACCAGGATAGATATGTTGAACAGGGAGTATGAAatgtttgcaatgaaggaaggagaatctaTTGATGAATTGTTCGAAAGattcaacatcatcattgtTGGCTTGGATGCTTTGGGAATTACGTATCCTGATTCTGTGCTTGTGAAAAGAGTTTTGAGatgtctcacaaaagagtgagAAACTAAAGCATTAATCATATCTGAGAGTAGTAGTCTAGATTTCATGACATATGATGACTTGAGAGGAAATTTACTTGCTTTCAAAAACACTcatttgaaaaaagattcaaaaaagaaaggaattgctttTACATATGTTACTAACGccctggatgatgaatccagtgataattCCTCCGAAAAtgaatttgtgttgtttgccaAAAAACTCAGGAAAATGGTGAAGTTCAAGGAAAGAGGCAAGGAAAGCAGttcaagaaaataaaagaaagatttcAGCAGGGTGACATGCAACAACTGTAAAGAGACTGGGCATTTCAAATCTGATTGCCCTAAGctgaagaaggaggagaagccaaagaaaggaaagaaaaagggacTGATGGCTTCTTGGGAGGACCTAAAAAATGACTCAGACGATGATGAAGAATCAGAGACCAAGTCCCAACCATGTCTCATGGCAGATCACGTTGAACAGGTAGTTTTTCATAACCCTGACACTGaagatcttcatcttatgatagaccACCTTTCTGAAAAAATTAGATGATTTTTGCTTGATAACCAAGATCTTAAACAACAAACCACCATTCTTAAAGCTGAAAATGGTTTTCTTAAAGATAAACTAAGAGAGGCTGAAACTGCTGTTGAACTTGTTGAAGAAAACAAGCAGTTAAAAGCTCAACTTAGAAGCTGTGAAAGTGATAATTCTGTTGTTGCATATGTAAactattttaaagaaaatgaagagttgctaaaaaagatcaaaaatcttgaaaatgacttagccaagttcactcaaagttctgaaaatttaaatcaaatcttggctagtcaaaaacctctATATGATAAAGCTGTCTTGGGGTTTCACAAGAATTTCAAATCTGTTGAAAAACTTTGTTTTGAAAACATAGCCTCATCTTCAAATGATACAAGGTTTCAAAACCCAACAAGTTTTAGcaaaacagcaactccaagattttgtagACTATGCAACCGAAATGGCCACTTTCccattcaatattttttttgggtgaaagaatgattggtgacaAAGTTTACAAAGTTGTTTTTTACTACAATGGCTTGGGACATAGGAGATGGTTTAATGTGAAAGGATCTAAgaagatttggatacctaaaGTCACTTGAGCTCATTTTGTAGGtatgctctaggcatatgaccggaaatgcaaccttcttcataaagcttgatgagtatgatggagggtttgtcactttcggtgatgatggtaaaggaaaaatagtggctattggaaaagttggtaaaagcTTCTCATCTTCTATAAATGAGGTTCTTCTCGTTGATGGTTTGAAACATAATTTACTAAGTGTTAGCCAATTGTGTGATCTAggatttgaaattatttttagaaagttTGTGTGCTTAGTTGTTTGTGAAAAATCTGGGGATATTTTGTTTGAGGCTAAAAGGTGcaacaatgtgtatggattGACTCTTAAGGACTTGAAAGACATGTTTTAcctctcttgaatctgaaaaatggctatggcataagaaattgggtgatgctagcatgtaccaaatttctaagctagttaAGAAGAActtggttagaggaattccaaatattaaatttgataaggaacttacttgtgatgcttgtcaattaggcaaacaagtaaaatcctcttttaaaacAAAAGATGGAATTTCAACCAAGAGGCCATTAGAGATGTTacacattgatctttttggaccaacaagaactcaaagtttaggaggtaaacactatggcTTAGTGGTGGtggatgattactctagatttggttgggtacttttttttgctcataaaaatgatgcttttcatgctttctaaattctttgcaaaagaattcaaaatgaaaaagatttaagagttgcccatttgagaagtgGTCACGGAAAGGAATTTGAAAACcaagactttgaaaaattctgtgatgattTTGGAATTGCTCATAACttttcatgccctagaacacctcaacaaaatggggttgttgaaagaaggaatagaagccttcaagaGATGACTAGGACTATGTTATGTAAAAATGAgattccaaaatttttatgggctgaagctgtaaatacagcttgttatattttgaataggacCATCATAAGAAAAGGGTtgaagaaaactccttatgagctatggaaaggaacccctcctAATCTTAAGTATTTCcatgtttttggatgcaaatgcttTGTACTTAACAACAAAGAAAATCTTGGTAAATTTAATCCAAAATCTTATGAGGGGATGTTTGTTGGATACTCCACCACTAGCAAGGCTTATAGAATTTACCTCAAAGAACATAGAACAATAGAGGAGTCCATACATGTATctttttgtgattctaattCAATTCCCAGTACTGTGATAGAAAATGATTCAGATTGTGAAGATGCTGTCAATAAAGAAACCAATGAAAAAAATCCCAAGTCTGTTCAAAATGAAGAATCTGTCTGTCCAATTTTGTCTCGTCAGAATGGAGGGGACATTTTTGTTTTGTCTCCTGAATCAGTAAGAGAAACTGGAACAAAACAACCAACTAAAGCTCATCAAGGCTTAACACATCTTTGGAAACCAAGGgaatggaagtccatgaggggttatcctcatgacttTATCATTGATGATCCCTCACAAGGTGTAACAACAAGATCCTCATCCAAAAAGCAAACCAAACCAAGTAATTTTGCTCTCTTGTCACAAATGGAGCCCAACAATGTGAAGCAAGCCCTTGAAGATCCCTCTTGGGTCAAAGCTATGCAAGAGGAGCTGGCTCAATTTGACAAAAATGAGGTTTGGACACTAGTACCCcatccggatggtaagaaggtTACGGGTACTAAGTgagtttttttaaaataaacttggtgaggatggaaAAGTTGTTcttaacaaggctagattagtggcccaaggttacgatcaagaagagggtatagattttgatgagtcttttgctccggtagctagaataGAAGCAATaaggttgcttcttgcctatgcttcccataagggttttaaaatgtttcaaatggatgttaatatgctttccttaatggctttattgatagagaagtgtatgtggcacaaccccccggttttgaaaataaagaattttCAAATCATGTTTTCAAACTTTCAAAGGTCCTTTGTGGCCTTaggcaagctcc is a window from the Arachis stenosperma cultivar V10309 chromosome 3, arast.V10309.gnm1.PFL2, whole genome shotgun sequence genome containing:
- the LOC130970564 gene encoding exosome complex exonuclease RRP46 homolog → MEIERPDGRSPNQLRPLACSRSILHRAHGSATWSQGDTKVVAAVYGPKAGTRKNENPEKASFEVVWKPKTGQIGKAEREYEMILKRTLESICIRSIYPNTTTSVIVQVVHDDGALLPCAINAACAALVDAGIPLRHLAVAICCSVADNGYIFLDPNKREEEKMKAFSYLVFPNLNVSVLPERSTQKGGEPTAHGIITSVTHGAMSVDDYLHCLERGRAVSARLSEFLRKNIEPKSSSESSKAG